In Micrococcales bacterium, the genomic stretch CTGCTGGTCGCAACCCGATGACTTACACTTGTGCCATGGCACCCGAACTGCTGGCCCTGGTCGAAAAGGGACGACTTTTGGCGCCCGACGACCGCTACGAGCTTGCCCACCAGATGCTCATCAGCGTCGATGGACCGGCAGGTGACCAGGCGAGCATGGACGCCGCGTGGGAAGCAGAGTATCGCAGCCGCA encodes the following:
- a CDS encoding addiction module protein — its product is MAPELLALVEKGRLLAPDDRYELAHQMLISVDGPAGDQASMDAAWEAEYRSRIDDIESGNVPLVDGQETMRIARQRIAARRTSNTA